CTCCGCGCCGATATCAATGTCTCTCTCCGCCCTGCAGGAACAACGGAGCTCGGCACGCGCACGGAGATGAAAAACATCAACTCGTTCAAGGCGCTTGAAGACGCCATTGAATATGAAATTGAGCGTCAGACGGACGTTCTTGAAGACGGCGGAACGATCGTGCAGGAGACGCGTACGTGGGATCCGGAGCGAGGGATCACGCTGTCCATGCGCAGCAAGGAAGACGCGCATGACTATCGCTATATGCCGGAGCCTGATCTGCCGCCTATCCGGACAAGTCCCGAGGAGATCGAGACGTTTCGGAAAACACTTCCGGAGCTGCCGGATGTGCGTCAGGCGCGCTATGCAGACGAGTACGGTCTTTCGGATTACGATGCGGGCATTCTTACGAGTTCGCGCGCCATGGCGGAATACTTTGAGGAGATGCTTGCTGCGGGCGTGGATGCCAAGGCCGCAGCCAACTGGATCATGGGCGATCTTGCCAAGAACCTCAACGCGGCGGGCAAGACGATTGAAGAGTCTCCCGTTGAGCCCGTGCGTCTTGCCAAGATGATCGCTCTCATCGATAAGGGAACCATCTCTTCCAAGATAGCGAAGCAGGTCTTCGAAGAGATGTGGAAGAATCCGACCGATCCGGAGAGCATTGTCGAGGCGAAGGGGCTTGTGCAGATTACGGATACAAGCGCGATCGAGGCCATCGTCGATGAGGTAATCGCCAATCATCCGAAGCCGGTTGAAGACTACAGGAGCGGCAATAAGAAGGCGCTCGGCGCTCTCGTCGGGCAGGTTATGAAGGCTTCCAAAGGCAAGGCGAATCCGCAGATGGTCAATCAGCTTTTGGAGCAGAAATTGAGTTAAGGAAACCTTAAGGAGAGATACGATGAAGAAAATCACCATGATACACATGGAAGGATGCCCATATTGCCAAAATGCGTTTCGGGCGATCGATGAGCTGAAGAGCGAGATGCCTGTCTATGGCGATCTGGTCATCGAAACCATCAATGAGACAAAGACACCGGAACTGACAAAGCCATATGCAGGGGCGTATTACTACGTGCCGAGCATCTTTGTCGACGGGCAAAAGGCATATGAGGCGCAGCCGGGGCAGGGATATGAAGAAATCAAGGCGCATGTCAAAGAAGCCTTTGAAGCTGCGCGCTGAACAGTCATTGAGAAGAAGGGGCGGTCGAAGTATTTTTGACGCCCCTTTTCTGTATGGGAGCAATCATGGAGCAAGAAACAAGAAATATACTGGCCTATGACAAGATATGCGAGATGCTTGAGCGCCATGCAGGCTCCATTCTCGGAAAAGAAAAGGCGCGTGCAATGGAGCCGGAAACAACGCTTTCCGAGGCGCTCCGGCGCCTTGATGAAACCGATGAAGCAATCCGTATTGTGGGGGTTCAATCGCCCCCCTTTGGAGGCATCTTCGATCTGCGGCCGACCATTCATCGGGCGCAGCTGGGGGCGGTCATTGAACTTGGCGAGTTTGCAGATGTGCTTTCGACCATGCGGGCCATGCGAAGCGTTAAGCGCTATTTCAAGGAGCTGGAGATCGAAGCTCCGATTTTGAAAAGTCGGGCAATACGCATAGAGATTCTGGGAGAATTTGAGCGAAGCCTCTCGGAGACTATTGATGAACGAGGCATGATGGCGGATACGGCAAGTGTTGAGCTTTCGCGCATTCGTCGAGACCTCAGAAACCTGCAGGGACGCATCAAAGAGCGCATGAACAGCATTCTCCATAACGCGCAGTATCAAAAATTCTTTCAGGATGCCATTATTACCATTCGAGACGCCCGCTATGTCATTCCGGTCAAACAGGAATATCGCCATGCTTTCCCGGGCATCGTGCACGATCAGTCCGCGACCGGCGCCACGTTGTACATTGAGCCGATGCCGCTTGTGGAAGACAACAACAAGGTGCGGGAGCTTGAAGCGGCGGAGCGAAACGAAGCGGAGCGCATACTGCGGAGGCTTTCGGATACCTTGCGAAAAGTGAAAGAGCCGATGACGGAGAACACGGAAATTCTCGCCGGGCTGGATTTCGTCTTTGCAAAAGCCCGCATGGCAAATGATATGCGGGCTGTAAGACCGGTGCTCAATGATACGGGCAGGACGAGCATCCAGGCGGCGCGGCATCCGCTGCTCGATCCGGAGACGGTCGTCCCGATTGATATCACACTCGGCGAATCCTATCGCATGCTGCTCATCACGGGGCCCAATACGGGAGGCAAGACGGTCAGCTTGAAGACGCTGGGCCTCCTTGCGATGATGGCGCAATCCGGCTGCTATGTTCCGACTGCGGCAAGTGCGGAAATGGCTGTCTATCCGCATATATACGCCGTAATCGGTGACGAACAGAGCATGGAGCAGAGCCTATCCACGTTTTCAGGCCATATGAAGCATATCGTTGAACTCCTGGGAAAAGCGGAGCGGCAGGATCTGCTGCTCTTTGATGAAATCGGCTCGGGTACAGACCCGGAAGAAGGGGCTGCGCTTGCCATGGCGATTCTGGAGGAACTTCTTGAAATCGGCGTGTCCGCGGCTGCCACAACGCATTACTCCGACCTCAAGACGTTTGCCTACACGACCGAGGGCGTGGAAAATGCAAGCGTTGAGTTTGACGTGGAGACGCTGCGCCCGACGTATCGGCTCCTTATAGGAACCCCCGGCGCCAGCAATGCCTTTGCCATCAGTCGGCGGCTCGGACTTTCCGAGGGGATTCTGCAGCGCGCGGAAGCGCATCTGAAGGAAGAGCATGCCCGTTTTGAAGATGTCGTGAATCAATTGGATCGTGAGCGCCGTTTCTATGAAGAGCGGAGCAGCGATATCGAAGAAACGCGGCAGCGCATCGAGAAGCTGGAAGCAAAGCTTGTCGCAGAGCGCGACGGTCTCGCGAAGCGAAAGGAAGAAACGCTGCGCAAAGCGCGCCAGGAAGGCGCCTCACTTGTACGAAAAGCAAGACGTGAAGCGGAAGAGCTCATCAAAGAGCTCAAGGAACAGTTTAACGACCAGGGCATCGCGAAGCGGCAAAAGGCGATGGAAGAGGCGAGACGCAAGCTGAAAGAACGCGATGAAGACCTGCAGCCGGGGCTTGTCGCGGGGAAAACGTATAAGAAACCGGTCAATCTCGAGGAAATCAAGCCGGGAGACATCGTCTACGTGCGAAGGCTCGATCAGAAGGCCACCGTCACAGCTGTACAGGGGAAAGAGCTTGAGCTTAGTCTCGGAACACTCAAAATGATGATGAAGGCAAAAGAATGTCGATTTGTTGAGCATGCAAAACCGGAACATTCTGCCGCGCGTAATGTCTCGGAAAAAAGAGGAACAGCCAATGCGCTTGCAAAGACGGCAAATGCGCATCCGGAAATCGATCTGCGCGGCATGATGGTTGATGAGGCGGAAGAAGCCCTGGATAAATACATCGACGATGCTCTGCTGGCGGGTCTGTCGAGTGTGCGCGTCATCCATGGACTGGGGACGGGGGCTCTCCGTAAAGGCGTGCAGGAATACCTGAAAAAGCATAAAAATGTTGTGCGTTTTCAGTACGCGGCACAAAATGAGGGCGGTCTCGGAGCAACAAATGTGGAGCTGCTTTGAGATATCTATGAGCACAAACAAAGGGATTGCTGCACATCATCTGATATGCTCCCCCTATGAGAGACAGTAAAAAAACAAAACTGTCATCATAGGGGGATTTTGTATGCCACAAAAGCAGAAAGCAACAACAGAGGAGAAAGTAAGAATCGTCCAAGAATGCTTTGCAGGAAAGCTGGGACAGGTAGAAGCAGCCCGGTTGCTCCAAGTGAGCAGCACAACCATAGGAGAATGGATGCATCAATACGAGGTAGAAGGAAGAACTGCTTTCCTACCGCGGGACCGTAACCGTGTCTACCCGCCGGAACGGAAGATGTAAGCTGTTCTTAGTTACCTGGCTGGAGAGGGCAGTCTGATGGATATTTGCCGAAAATATGCTGTACCCGGCGTCTAAAGGATTGGATAAAGGTGTATAATACGCATGGAGATTTTGACTCCGTAAAACATTCCGGAGGAGGAAGCTACATGAAAAAGCACGGGCAACGACCCACGAAGAACATATAGAGATTGTCGAGGAAAGCTTGGCTTCCGGCAAGAACTATGGCGAGGTTGCCAAGAAATACAACGTCAGTTATCAGCAGGTTCGCTCTTGGACGCTTCGTTACGAAACATTAGGAGAAGCAGGCCTGGAAGACCGTCGCGGCATCCGCAAGAAAGACCAAGTACCGCGCACAGAGCTTGAAATGGCGCAGATTAAAATAGAGAAGCTCAAGCATCAACTCTATATGGCGGAAATGGAGCGTGACCTGCTAAAAAAATTGAACGAGCTGGAAAGGAAGGATCTCTTGGGCAAGCGAGAAATGTTCGAGCATACCGAGCCATACGGGACTGGCATAGCGAGAAACACGATCCCATTCATGAACTCTGTAAATTGCTGCAGATGTCAAGAGCAAGCTACTACAAGTGGGCATCGGGGAAAACGAGTCGGAGAGATCGCCAAAAAAGTGGAGGAAATCCACAAGGAACGCCTGGACAAAGGGTATCGCCGTATCAACGACGACTAAAGCAAGACTACGGCATCCATGTGAATGACAAGCGCACACCCGCTCTTTCACAGCGACCGAGGATTCCAGTATACGAACAGGTCCTTCCATCACAAGATAGAAGAGGCAGGCATGACACAGAGTATATCTCGTGTGGCACACTGTATCGAGACAATGCCAATGGAAGGTTTCTGGGGTATTTAAAGCGTGAAAATTACTATGGCAAGCGGTTTATCGACAAGCAAGATCGGATCCGCAGGATTGATACCTATATACTTTATTACAATACCAAGCGAGTACAACGAAATCGGGGAATTCTAACGCCGATGGAGAAACATAACCTTGCTGTCGCCGCAAAAAAAAACGGCCGACAGATGAATCTGCCGACCATAAAAATCTTATATTTTTTTATTGTCCTTTTGACGGGGAGTAGTCTAATCAATGTGCGGCTGTCCCTTTGTCTTTGACACTGTAGTGTACGATGTTTCCGACAGGGAGACAGAAGATTAAAATTCTGAGAAAGAAAAACGCAATATTGAAATTTAAATTTTAATTTTATATCATTAGTAGTGATACAAAAGGAGGGGAACATCGTGAAGAAAAAAATATTCGTCTTGCTGGTAATTCTCGTCGGCTTTGCAGCAGGATATATCTATTGGCAGAACTCGTGCAAGGAGCCGGAAACGCTGACCCTACATGGCAATGTTGACCTGCGTGAGGTGACGATTGCATTCCGTGAGAGTGACCGTATCAAAGAGATTCTGGTTGAAGAGGGAGACAGAGTTAAGGCCGATGACGTGCTGGCACGACTTGAGAACCGTGAGCTGATGATAAACCTAGCCAAGGCGCGCGCTCAGGTATCGAATGATGAAAACACCCTCCTGCGGCTTCAAAACGGCACACGGGAAGAGGAAAAGGCACAGGCGAGGGCAAAGGTCGAACAGGCAAGAGCGGCGGCAATGGATGCCGATATGACGTATCGGCGCAATCTCGCAGTTTATCAGAGTACGGAAGGGGTGAGCCGTCAGACGGTTGATCGTGCGAAGGCGACGAGGGATGCGCGATATGCGGAGCTTCATGAAACCGAGGCGGCACTGGAGCAAGCGGAAAACGGTCCTCGTGTTGAGGATATTCGAGCAGCGGAGGCAAAGCTCGCCTATGCGAAAGGAGAGGCAGAGCGTCTAGAGTATCTATTGGGTGAGTATGAATTGCGAGCGCCTTCCGACGGCGTCATCCGATCGAGACTTCTCGAGGTCGGGGCGATGGCAGGTCCCGGTGCCCCGGTCTTTAAACTGTCTTTGGACGATAAAAAATGGGTCAGAGCCTATGTGCAGGAGAAGGATTTTTCAAAGATATACGAAGGTAAAGCAGTAATGATTTACGTGGATAGTCTTGATGAGCCTGTCCGTGGACAAATTGGATACATCTCCAATACGGCAGAGTTTACACCGAAAAATATTGAGACGGAGGAATTGCGGACAGCGCTCGTCTATGAAATTCGCATCTTCGTAAACGATGCAGAGAATGTCCTTCGGATGGGGATGCCTGTGACGGTGAAGGTGAAGTAGCCATGCATACGTATATACTCCATGCAGCAAACGTTACAAAGACGTTTCGTACAAAACGGGGTGAGGTTCATGCTCTGAAAGGTGTTTCAATGTCTCTTGAAGAGGGCTCGCTTACAGCGATGGTGGGGCCTGACGGAGCAGGGAAGACGACGTTTATACGAATGGTGACAGGACTCCTGGCACCGGATACCGGATCGATAATCGTCGATGGCATCCATGTGGCAAAAGAGCCGCAGCGTGTGCAGGATATCCTAAGCTATATGCCGCAGAAGTTCGGGCTCTATGAAAACCTTACCGTCGAGGAAAATATCAATTTTTATGCCGATCTGCATAATGTGTCAAAAGAAGAGCGGGAAAAAAGGTTTCCACGTCTTTTAACGATGGCGGGACTGGAGTCTTTCACAGGGAGATTGGCGGGAAAGCTTTCCGGCGGCATGAAGCAGAAACTTGCTCTCATTACAGCGCTTGTCCGCAAACCGCGGCTGCTGCTTCTTGATGAGCCCAGTGTCGGTGTCGATCCGCTGAGTCGGCGGGAGCTGTGGGAGATATTGCACGAGCTGAAGGAAAGTGAAAAGCTTACAATTTTGGTCAGTACCGCCTATCGCGATGAATGTGAGCAGGGGGATATGGTACACGTTTTTATAGAGGGAGAGATCATCGCAAGTGATACACCAAATGGAATCAGGGAGGTGCTGGATAGGCGTGTATTCGGTACAGCGCAGGAGAAAGCGGTGATTCGCGGCGTTTCTTGCGGTTCACTTCGATCGACAGATTCCGTTATTTCCGTTCGTCATCTTGTCAAACGCTTTAATGACTTTACTGCCGTGGCGAATACATCCTTTGATGTACGTGCAGGTGAAATCTTCGGGCTTCTGGGGGCGAACGGCGCGGGGAAAACGACGACCTTTCGCATGCTTTGCGGTCTTTTGGAGGCGACGGAAGGAGAGCTGTATGTCAAGGGGATCGATATGCGAAAAAAACGACGAGAGGGACGAAAGTATCTCGGTTATGTTTCGCAGAAGTTCTCGTTGTATGACGGACTCTCGGTACAGGAGAACCTTGTGTTTTTCGGTGGCGCCTACGGGCTCTTCGGGGAGGCCCTTGCGCAGCGTATTGAAGAGGTTGCCGAGGAGTTTGATCTCAAAGAACGCATGGAAGAGGCGGCCGGAGATATCCCTATGGGATTTCGACAGAGACTTGCCATGTCGGCAGCGCTTCTTCACAATCCGGAGATTTTATTTCTTGACGAACCGACGAGCGGTATTGATCCTCTGGAGCGTATTGCCTTTTGGAAAGAGATAAAAAGACTGCAGGAAAATGGGAAGACAGTTATTGTCACGACGCATTTTATGGACGAGGCGGAGTATTGCGACCGCATACTGATACAAGATCACGGTCGTGTCCTCGCTCTTGGAAGTCCTCGAGAGGTTAGAGGGCAATACGATCTTTTAGATGAAAATATGAATGATGTATTCATTGAAATCATCGAGCGAGAAAGGAGGGGTGAATGAAATGGACGGGGTGCGTAGATTTCTGGCATTGGTAACAAAAGAATACTTGGAGCTGAAGCGGGATAAAAGCAGTCTGCTGCTGGGAATTGTCCTGCCCTGTGTACTCATCGTCATCATCGGCAGCGGTCTTTCACTGGATGTGAAGAATGTGCCGACGGCAATCGTGTTGGAGGACACTTCTCCGACAGCAAGAAATGCCATTCGATTTGTCGACGGCTCGGAGTATTTTTCTCCCTACTATGTGACAAGTCGTCATGAAGCGGAGGAGCTGATGGAAGAGCGTGCCGTAAGTGCGATGCTCATTGTTCCGAGTGATTTTAGTGAGAAGCGGGCACGAGGTGAGGCTGAGCTGCAGATTCTTCTCAATGGCACAGAGGCAACGACGGCAATGTCTGCAGGCAGCTATCTTAAGGCGGCTGTTCTGGCGATTGTGCAAAGAGAGGCCATTGCAGCCGGAAGCGGCGGCATCAGCATTATTTCGCGCGTTTGGTTCAACGACGCCAATACGAGTGCGTGGTTTTTTATTCCGGGGTTGCTCATGATTATCCTGACCATCGTCGGTATCCTTCTCACGTCTGTCGTCATGGCAAAGGAGTGGGAAAGGGGGACATTTGAATCCGTTTTTGTGACGCCTGTTCGCGTTTGGGAGATTATTCTGGCAAAAATCGTTCCCTATTTCAGTATTGCGATGATCGGTCTTGTTTTTTCTTTGGTGGTGGGAGTCACGCTCTATGATCTTCCCATGCGTGGATCACTCGTCTTTACCCTGCTCGCTTCCATGCTCTTTCTCCTAGTCGCACTTGGCATAGGACTTTGCATATCCGCTGTGACGAAGAACCAGTTTCTTGCCTGTCAGGTCTCCTTGCTTTTGGGATTTCTTCCGAGCGTCATGCTGTCAGGTTTTCTTTTTGACCTGCAGTCAGAGCCGATGGCGATACAGATTGTGAGCCGATTTCTTCCGACGACATACTACCTTGAAGTATTGAAAAGTCTGTTGCTTGGCGGAAATTACTATCCTTTGATTGTGCGAAACATCTCTATTTTGGCCGGCTATGCGTGTTTGTTTTTTTGCATTGCCTTTAAAATCACGCGAAAAGAGGTGGCATAATGGGTCATACATTGCACGCCATCCTTGTTCTTGCAAGAAAGGAGTTGCAGGTTATCTTTGCCGATCCCCGTATGCGTGTGGCGATGCTTGTGCCGGCTTTTCTGCAGGGGATGCTCTTTGGCTATGCCGCAAACTATAATCTGAAGGTTGCGCCCTTTGTCCTTGTAGATATGGCTCATACATCAGAGAGTCGGTCCTTTGCCGCAAAACTCACAAGCACGAATACATTTCATTTGACAGATGTTCTGGGAAGTCCCGCAGAGGTTGCAGAACGGATTGACAGCGGTGAGGCACGGATTGCCGTCATCATCCCAGAAGATTTTTCTCGAAATCTCATCAGCGGAAGAGCAGCGCCCGTCGAGGTTGTTGTTGATGGGAAAAATACGCTCATCGCCGGTCAGGCAACAAGCTATTTACTGCAGATTGCAGCAGAGTACAACA
This portion of the Selenomonas sp. TAMA-11512 genome encodes:
- the gatB gene encoding Asp-tRNA(Asn)/Glu-tRNA(Gln) amidotransferase subunit GatB → MKYEAVIGLEIHCELKTNTKIFCGCTTGFGAEQNTQVCPVCLGMPGVLPTINRRVVEFAIKAGLATNCEINPYSKFDRKNYYYPDLPKNWQTSQYDLPIAEHGWVDIDVQGKKKRVRLTRIHMEEDAGKLVHSGNTIKDSASSNVDYNRTGVPLLEIVSEPDMSSAEEARIYMEKIKAIMEYIDVSNCRMEEGNLRADINVSLRPAGTTELGTRTEMKNINSFKALEDAIEYEIERQTDVLEDGGTIVQETRTWDPERGITLSMRSKEDAHDYRYMPEPDLPPIRTSPEEIETFRKTLPELPDVRQARYADEYGLSDYDAGILTSSRAMAEYFEEMLAAGVDAKAAANWIMGDLAKNLNAAGKTIEESPVEPVRLAKMIALIDKGTISSKIAKQVFEEMWKNPTDPESIVEAKGLVQITDTSAIEAIVDEVIANHPKPVEDYRSGNKKALGALVGQVMKASKGKANPQMVNQLLEQKLS
- a CDS encoding glutaredoxin produces the protein MKKITMIHMEGCPYCQNAFRAIDELKSEMPVYGDLVIETINETKTPELTKPYAGAYYYVPSIFVDGQKAYEAQPGQGYEEIKAHVKEAFEAAR
- a CDS encoding endonuclease MutS2, with translation MEQETRNILAYDKICEMLERHAGSILGKEKARAMEPETTLSEALRRLDETDEAIRIVGVQSPPFGGIFDLRPTIHRAQLGAVIELGEFADVLSTMRAMRSVKRYFKELEIEAPILKSRAIRIEILGEFERSLSETIDERGMMADTASVELSRIRRDLRNLQGRIKERMNSILHNAQYQKFFQDAIITIRDARYVIPVKQEYRHAFPGIVHDQSATGATLYIEPMPLVEDNNKVRELEAAERNEAERILRRLSDTLRKVKEPMTENTEILAGLDFVFAKARMANDMRAVRPVLNDTGRTSIQAARHPLLDPETVVPIDITLGESYRMLLITGPNTGGKTVSLKTLGLLAMMAQSGCYVPTAASAEMAVYPHIYAVIGDEQSMEQSLSTFSGHMKHIVELLGKAERQDLLLFDEIGSGTDPEEGAALAMAILEELLEIGVSAAATTHYSDLKTFAYTTEGVENASVEFDVETLRPTYRLLIGTPGASNAFAISRRLGLSEGILQRAEAHLKEEHARFEDVVNQLDRERRFYEERSSDIEETRQRIEKLEAKLVAERDGLAKRKEETLRKARQEGASLVRKARREAEELIKELKEQFNDQGIAKRQKAMEEARRKLKERDEDLQPGLVAGKTYKKPVNLEEIKPGDIVYVRRLDQKATVTAVQGKELELSLGTLKMMMKAKECRFVEHAKPEHSAARNVSEKRGTANALAKTANAHPEIDLRGMMVDEAEEALDKYIDDALLAGLSSVRVIHGLGTGALRKGVQEYLKKHKNVVRFQYAAQNEGGLGATNVELL
- a CDS encoding HlyD family efflux transporter periplasmic adaptor subunit, encoding MKKKIFVLLVILVGFAAGYIYWQNSCKEPETLTLHGNVDLREVTIAFRESDRIKEILVEEGDRVKADDVLARLENRELMINLAKARAQVSNDENTLLRLQNGTREEEKAQARAKVEQARAAAMDADMTYRRNLAVYQSTEGVSRQTVDRAKATRDARYAELHETEAALEQAENGPRVEDIRAAEAKLAYAKGEAERLEYLLGEYELRAPSDGVIRSRLLEVGAMAGPGAPVFKLSLDDKKWVRAYVQEKDFSKIYEGKAVMIYVDSLDEPVRGQIGYISNTAEFTPKNIETEELRTALVYEIRIFVNDAENVLRMGMPVTVKVK
- a CDS encoding ATP-binding cassette domain-containing protein, which encodes MHTYILHAANVTKTFRTKRGEVHALKGVSMSLEEGSLTAMVGPDGAGKTTFIRMVTGLLAPDTGSIIVDGIHVAKEPQRVQDILSYMPQKFGLYENLTVEENINFYADLHNVSKEEREKRFPRLLTMAGLESFTGRLAGKLSGGMKQKLALITALVRKPRLLLLDEPSVGVDPLSRRELWEILHELKESEKLTILVSTAYRDECEQGDMVHVFIEGEIIASDTPNGIREVLDRRVFGTAQEKAVIRGVSCGSLRSTDSVISVRHLVKRFNDFTAVANTSFDVRAGEIFGLLGANGAGKTTTFRMLCGLLEATEGELYVKGIDMRKKRREGRKYLGYVSQKFSLYDGLSVQENLVFFGGAYGLFGEALAQRIEEVAEEFDLKERMEEAAGDIPMGFRQRLAMSAALLHNPEILFLDEPTSGIDPLERIAFWKEIKRLQENGKTVIVTTHFMDEAEYCDRILIQDHGRVLALGSPREVRGQYDLLDENMNDVFIEIIERERRGE
- a CDS encoding ABC transporter permease, with product MDGVRRFLALVTKEYLELKRDKSSLLLGIVLPCVLIVIIGSGLSLDVKNVPTAIVLEDTSPTARNAIRFVDGSEYFSPYYVTSRHEAEELMEERAVSAMLIVPSDFSEKRARGEAELQILLNGTEATTAMSAGSYLKAAVLAIVQREAIAAGSGGISIISRVWFNDANTSAWFFIPGLLMIILTIVGILLTSVVMAKEWERGTFESVFVTPVRVWEIILAKIVPYFSIAMIGLVFSLVVGVTLYDLPMRGSLVFTLLASMLFLLVALGIGLCISAVTKNQFLACQVSLLLGFLPSVMLSGFLFDLQSEPMAIQIVSRFLPTTYYLEVLKSLLLGGNYYPLIVRNISILAGYACLFFCIAFKITRKEVA